The proteins below are encoded in one region of Gammaproteobacteria bacterium:
- a CDS encoding DUF1232 domain-containing protein, translated as MDSMDKNKQDFYLKLRGKLNAWSQSRKGSGNPWVEYLLFAPDLFHLLCKLSLDPDVPTQEKAKLGLAITYFVFPLDLVPEILLGPAGYVDDTALAAYVLHGLLNNVSKDVLIKHWAGKDNLLEVIQKTLKAANEMLSAGVWGSLKRIGGRH; from the coding sequence ATGGATTCCATGGATAAGAACAAACAGGATTTTTACTTAAAACTGCGCGGCAAACTCAATGCCTGGTCCCAATCCCGCAAGGGCAGTGGCAATCCCTGGGTAGAGTATTTGTTATTTGCACCGGACCTGTTTCACTTGTTGTGTAAACTGTCGCTGGATCCGGATGTGCCCACCCAGGAAAAAGCCAAATTGGGCTTGGCGATTACTTACTTCGTGTTTCCGCTGGATTTGGTTCCGGAAATTCTACTGGGTCCCGCCGGTTATGTGGACGACACCGCCTTGGCCGCATATGTATTACACGGCTTGCTTAATAATGTATCAAAAGACGTGCTGATTAAACACTGGGCCGGAAAAGACAATTTGCTGGAAGTAATTCAAAAAACCTTGAAAGCAGCGAACGAAATGTTGAGCGCAGGTGTTTGGGGTAGTTTGAAGCGCATTGGTGGTAGACACTGA